From Pseudomonas sp. StFLB209, a single genomic window includes:
- the msrA gene encoding peptide-methionine (S)-S-oxide reductase MsrA, which yields MRMIKRFTLQALAGLAFIQISACSMAAEDAVVIPAPAHDLSSTASTATAVFAGGCFWGVQGVFQHLHGVTQAVSGYAGGSANTAHYEQVGSGDTGHAEAVQISYDPQQISYGKLLQVFFSVAHDPTQLDRQGPDRGTQYRSAIFVHNDEQKAVAQDYIKQLDAAHVYAKPIVTRLEPLTAFYPAEDYHQNYLTNHPNNGYIVVNDLPKVMNLKQLFGELYVQQPVLVKVP from the coding sequence ATGCGAATGATCAAACGCTTTACCTTACAAGCCCTCGCCGGCCTGGCCTTTATCCAGATCAGCGCCTGCTCAATGGCCGCGGAAGATGCCGTAGTGATTCCCGCACCGGCCCATGACCTGAGCAGTACGGCTTCGACAGCCACTGCGGTGTTTGCCGGCGGCTGTTTCTGGGGTGTGCAGGGGGTGTTCCAGCACCTGCACGGCGTGACCCAGGCGGTGTCCGGCTATGCCGGCGGCAGCGCCAATACCGCGCACTATGAGCAAGTCGGCAGCGGCGACACCGGGCATGCCGAAGCGGTGCAGATCAGCTACGACCCGCAGCAAATCAGCTACGGCAAGCTGCTGCAGGTGTTCTTCTCGGTGGCCCACGACCCGACCCAGCTCGACCGCCAGGGCCCGGACCGGGGCACCCAATACCGCTCGGCGATCTTCGTGCACAACGACGAACAAAAGGCCGTGGCCCAGGACTACATCAAGCAGCTCGACGCTGCCCATGTCTATGCCAAGCCCATCGTCACCCGCCTGGAACCGCTGACTGCTTTTTACCCCGCCGAGGACTACCACCAGAACTACCTGACCAACCACCCGAACAACGGCTACATCGTGGTCAACGACCTGCCCAAGGTGATGAACCTCAAGCAGTTGTTTGGTGAGTTGTATGTGCAGCAGCCGGTGTTGGTGAAGGTGCCCTGA
- a CDS encoding TetR/AcrR family transcriptional regulator, whose protein sequence is MNENTPPAPTRGPLDHSVRDQVIEAAGRHFAHYGYEKTTVSDLAKAIGFSKAYIYKFFDSKQAIGQVICANRLAMIMQAIEAATAGASSASERLRCLFRTLCEAGSDLFFHDRKLYDIAAVASREQWPSVLEHEARIRAIIQQIVVDGREAGEFERKTPLDDVVSAICLVMRPYINPAQLQYNLDATGEATVQLPAMILRSLAP, encoded by the coding sequence ATGAATGAAAATACCCCCCCAGCGCCTACCCGCGGCCCCCTTGATCACAGTGTCCGCGATCAGGTCATCGAGGCGGCAGGCCGCCATTTCGCGCATTACGGCTATGAGAAGACCACGGTGTCGGACCTTGCCAAGGCCATCGGTTTTTCCAAGGCCTACATCTATAAGTTTTTCGACTCAAAGCAGGCCATCGGCCAGGTGATCTGCGCCAACCGTCTGGCGATGATCATGCAGGCCATTGAGGCTGCGACTGCCGGTGCCTCGTCTGCCTCGGAGCGCTTGAGGTGCCTGTTCCGGACGCTTTGCGAAGCGGGCAGCGACCTGTTTTTCCATGACCGCAAGCTTTACGACATTGCTGCTGTTGCATCACGTGAGCAGTGGCCGTCGGTGCTTGAACATGAAGCGCGAATTCGCGCAATTATCCAGCAGATCGTGGTTGATGGCCGCGAAGCCGGCGAATTTGAGCGCAAGACCCCGCTGGATGATGTGGTCAGCGCGATCTGTCTGGTCATGCGTCCCTACATCAACCCTGCACAACTGCAATACAACCTCGACGCTACCGGTGAAGCGACCGTGCAATTGCCGGCCATGATCTTGCGTAGCCTGGCGCCGTAA
- a CDS encoding diguanylate cyclase domain-containing protein, whose product MPPQAQALARTIVAAVNSAQVCDLSLSISIGLADHQPQESLLSLMHRADQALYDAKSDGKNRYAMARQVVMVV is encoded by the coding sequence ATGCCGCCCCAGGCGCAGGCGCTGGCCCGCACCATTGTCGCGGCGGTCAACTCGGCTCAGGTGTGCGACCTGTCCCTCTCGATCAGCATCGGCCTGGCCGATCACCAACCGCAAGAATCGCTGCTGAGCCTGATGCATCGCGCCGACCAGGCGCTGTACGACGCCAAGAGCGACGGCAAGAACCGCTATGCGATGGCCCGGCAGGTGGTGATGGTGGTCTGA
- a CDS encoding HAMP domain-containing sensor histidine kinase, with amino-acid sequence MFSLSLTRRLALVFAVLLLVCSGTSIWLQVRSSRMHELEVVQGLSRDLARHIASDTQLMDANGLMPGAVRELFSQLMLVNPSVEVYLLDIDGRIIGDAAPRDRLLRDQVDLAPIKRFIAGEPLPIVGDDPRSLDARKVFSVAPLMVAGQRAGFLYVVLLGEAHDRFAARGATSEALSTAVWAIGLIAALCLLAGLAAFAWITRPLRRLTTALERFDIDASAEPPAVPEARPRNDEIGALERTFAQMQQRLAEQLRALNRQEQERRELVANISHDLRTPLASLHGYLEVLSVKGERLSPQERRRYLGIALDQSHKVGGLAQALLELVRLEHGFVKPVIERFSAADLLQDVLQKFELTAATKGITLEAKMPRSVPDVYADLGLIERVLTNLLDNALRHTPQGGSVTLQLEPTAEQLNFIVADSGPGIAPELREGLFLRPFTIGGARRDGGLGLRIVYQILQLHGAGIELLDVPGQGAVFRFGLSLRG; translated from the coding sequence ATGTTTTCGCTTAGCCTGACCCGCCGCCTGGCACTGGTGTTCGCCGTGCTGCTGCTGGTGTGCAGCGGCACCTCGATCTGGCTGCAAGTGCGCTCCAGCCGCATGCATGAGCTGGAAGTGGTGCAAGGGCTGTCCCGCGACCTGGCCCGCCATATTGCCAGCGATACGCAACTGATGGACGCCAACGGCCTGATGCCCGGCGCGGTGCGCGAGCTGTTCAGCCAATTGATGCTGGTCAACCCCAGCGTTGAGGTGTACCTGCTGGACATCGACGGGCGCATCATCGGCGACGCCGCGCCCCGCGACCGTTTGCTGCGCGACCAGGTCGATCTGGCACCGATCAAGCGCTTCATCGCCGGTGAGCCGCTGCCGATCGTTGGTGATGACCCGCGCAGCCTCGATGCCCGCAAGGTGTTCAGCGTTGCGCCGCTGATGGTCGCCGGTCAGCGGGCCGGCTTTCTCTACGTGGTGCTGCTCGGTGAAGCGCATGACCGGTTTGCCGCCCGAGGTGCCACCAGCGAGGCCTTGAGCACGGCGGTGTGGGCCATCGGCCTGATCGCCGCGCTGTGCCTGCTGGCCGGCCTTGCGGCATTTGCCTGGATCACCCGGCCGTTGCGCCGCCTGACCACTGCGCTGGAACGCTTCGATATCGACGCCAGCGCCGAGCCGCCAGCCGTGCCCGAAGCGCGCCCGCGCAACGATGAAATCGGCGCTCTGGAGCGTACCTTTGCGCAGATGCAACAGCGCCTGGCCGAACAGCTGCGTGCCCTCAATCGCCAGGAACAGGAACGCCGCGAACTGGTGGCCAATATCTCCCACGACCTGCGCACCCCGCTGGCTTCACTGCATGGCTACCTGGAAGTGTTGTCGGTTAAAGGTGAACGCCTGAGCCCGCAAGAACGCCGCCGCTACCTGGGCATCGCCCTGGACCAGAGCCACAAGGTCGGCGGCCTGGCCCAGGCACTGCTGGAACTGGTGCGTCTGGAACACGGCTTCGTCAAACCGGTGATCGAACGCTTCTCGGCAGCGGACTTGCTGCAGGACGTATTGCAGAAATTCGAACTCACTGCTGCGACCAAGGGCATCACCCTGGAGGCCAAGATGCCCCGCAGTGTGCCGGACGTGTATGCCGATCTCGGCCTGATCGAGCGGGTGCTGACCAACCTGCTCGACAACGCCCTGCGCCATACCCCGCAGGGCGGCAGCGTAACCCTGCAACTGGAGCCGACCGCAGAACAACTGAACTTCATCGTTGCCGACAGCGGACCGGGAATTGCCCCAGAGCTACGCGAGGGGCTGTTTCTGCGCCCGTTTACCATCGGCGGTGCGCGGCGTGATGGCGGCCTGGGGTTGCGGATCGTCTATCAGATTCTGCAACTGCATGGCGCCGGGATCGAACTGCTGGACGTGCCGGGGCAGGGCGCGGTGTTTCGTTTCGGCTTGAGCCTGCGCGGCTAG
- a CDS encoding sigma-70 family RNA polymerase sigma factor — MVISAVIAPPADTRQQVLHRLFGDHHSWLLDRLRLRLRCREDAADLAAETFAQVVEMPDPQSIREPRALLSTIGKRLIFARWRRNDIEQAYLQALAEQPEPLAPSPQEHWLVMEALLEVDRLLDGLSSKARAAFLYSQLDGLTYAQIAAELGVSVTRVHQYMVQGLTACYRAAP, encoded by the coding sequence ATGGTCATCTCCGCCGTGATTGCTCCTCCCGCCGATACGCGTCAGCAAGTCCTCCATCGCCTGTTCGGCGACCATCACAGCTGGTTGCTCGACCGGTTGCGCTTGCGCCTGCGCTGCCGCGAAGACGCTGCCGATCTGGCCGCCGAGACCTTCGCTCAGGTGGTGGAGATGCCCGACCCGCAGAGCATCCGCGAGCCACGGGCGCTGTTGAGCACCATCGGCAAGCGGCTGATCTTCGCCCGCTGGCGGCGCAACGATATCGAGCAGGCGTATCTGCAGGCCTTGGCCGAACAGCCAGAACCGCTCGCGCCATCGCCGCAGGAACACTGGCTGGTGATGGAGGCGCTGCTGGAGGTCGACCGGTTGCTCGACGGGTTGTCGTCCAAAGCGCGGGCAGCCTTTCTCTATAGCCAGCTCGACGGCCTGACCTATGCGCAGATCGCCGCTGAATTGGGTGTGTCGGTCACCCGCGTGCATCAGTACATGGTTCAGGGGCTGACCGCCTGTTATCGGGCGGCGCCGTGA
- a CDS encoding cytochrome c biogenesis protein DipZ, producing MLLLTLAYLGGLLTILSPCILPVLPFVFARGGRPLLRNGLPLLAGMALTFALVATLAAVGGAWVVRLNQYGRWLALAFITLFALTLLLPQLAERLTRPLVAAGNRLNAAAGHDQQPRAGTSLLIGIATGLLWAPCAGPILGLVLTGAALQGANIGSSLLLLAYAAGAATSLGLALLVGGKLFEAMKRGLGAGEWLRRGLGAVMLVGVAAIASGLDTGLLTRLSTATTAGLEQHLVDRLTGQQDDGAMMMRATDSHSGELPVEGNLPALDGAVQWLNSPPLSAEALKGKVVLSAEALKGKVVLVDFWTYSCINCLRSLPYVKAWAEKYRDQGLVVIGVHAPEFAFERDIDNVKKASRDLGITYPVAIDNDFAIWKGFNNQYWPAHYFIDGQGKIRYHHFGEGRYDESERVIQQLLREAGQHDVASGMVKVAASGAQQAATQGIRSPETYLGYDRAQHFVSPGGARQDRVASYNLPGSLKLNDWGLSGAWQINEQEAVLAQAGGHIAYRFKARDLHLVLGPSADGKPVRFKVSIDGKTPGEAHGVDIDADGNGTVNEQRLYQLLRVPGDAAEHSFDIEFLDPGVHAYAFTFG from the coding sequence ATGCTATTGCTGACACTCGCCTACCTGGGCGGCCTGCTGACCATCCTCAGCCCGTGCATCCTGCCAGTGCTGCCCTTTGTGTTTGCCCGTGGCGGGCGGCCGTTGCTGCGCAATGGCCTGCCATTGCTGGCCGGCATGGCCCTGACCTTCGCTCTGGTCGCTACCCTGGCGGCGGTCGGCGGGGCCTGGGTGGTGCGTCTGAACCAATATGGTCGCTGGCTGGCGCTGGCGTTCATCACCCTGTTCGCCCTGACCCTGCTGCTGCCGCAACTGGCCGAACGCCTGACCCGGCCACTGGTGGCAGCAGGCAATCGTCTTAACGCAGCTGCAGGTCACGACCAGCAGCCACGCGCTGGCACCTCATTGCTGATCGGCATCGCCACCGGCCTGCTGTGGGCGCCCTGCGCTGGTCCCATTCTGGGCCTGGTACTCACCGGCGCCGCGCTGCAAGGCGCCAACATCGGCAGCAGCTTGCTGTTGCTGGCCTACGCCGCCGGTGCCGCCACCTCGCTGGGCCTGGCCCTGCTGGTGGGCGGCAAGCTGTTCGAGGCCATGAAGCGCGGCCTGGGTGCCGGTGAATGGCTGCGCCGTGGGCTTGGCGCAGTCATGCTGGTCGGGGTGGCGGCCATTGCTTCGGGGCTCGACACCGGCCTGCTGACCCGTTTGTCGACCGCGACCACGGCTGGGCTGGAACAACATCTGGTAGATCGCTTGACCGGCCAGCAAGACGACGGCGCAATGATGATGCGCGCCACCGACAGCCACAGCGGCGAACTGCCGGTGGAAGGTAACCTGCCCGCCCTCGACGGCGCGGTGCAGTGGCTCAACTCACCGCCGCTGAGCGCCGAAGCACTGAAAGGCAAAGTGGTGCTGAGCGCCGAAGCACTGAAAGGCAAAGTGGTGCTGGTCGATTTCTGGACCTACTCGTGCATCAACTGCCTGCGCAGCCTGCCCTACGTCAAAGCCTGGGCCGAGAAATACCGCGACCAGGGTCTGGTGGTGATTGGCGTGCATGCCCCGGAGTTCGCCTTCGAGCGTGACATCGACAACGTCAAAAAAGCCAGCCGTGACCTTGGCATCACCTACCCGGTGGCCATCGACAACGACTTCGCCATCTGGAAAGGCTTCAACAATCAATACTGGCCGGCGCATTACTTCATCGATGGCCAGGGCAAGATCCGTTACCACCACTTTGGCGAGGGCCGTTACGACGAGTCCGAGCGGGTCATCCAGCAGTTGCTGCGCGAAGCCGGGCAGCACGACGTTGCCAGCGGCATGGTCAAGGTCGCTGCCAGCGGTGCTCAACAAGCCGCCACCCAGGGCATTCGCTCGCCGGAAACCTACCTGGGCTACGACCGCGCCCAACACTTTGTCTCGCCCGGTGGCGCCCGCCAAGACCGTGTGGCCAGCTACAACCTGCCAGGCAGCCTCAAGCTCAACGACTGGGGCCTGAGCGGCGCATGGCAAATCAACGAACAAGAAGCCGTGTTGGCCCAGGCCGGCGGGCATATCGCCTACCGCTTCAAGGCCCGCGACCTGCATCTGGTGCTCGGCCCGTCTGCCGACGGCAAGCCGGTACGCTTCAAGGTCAGCATCGACGGCAAAACTCCGGGCGAGGCCCACGGAGTGGACATCGATGCCGATGGTAACGGCACGGTGAACGAACAGCGCCTCTACCAGTTATTGCGCGTGCCCGGCGACGCCGCCGAACACAGCTTCGATATCGAGTTCCTCGACCCCGGCGTGCATGCCTACGCCTTCACCTTCGGCTGA
- a CDS encoding TonB-dependent siderophore receptor yields MHLNTLFPLVLSGCLASASSFASDALYDFNIEAGPLARTLISIGQVSGRQVLFVPADVEGRQARALRGQFSSQEAVRQSLQGSGLALLVTASGALSVQPLNRDGLTLDATVIDANRQGATADEVIARRTPAASTTRLGLSNRETPQAISTVTRQQIDDFKLTSVKDALRSAPTVTVEQFETDRTAFTSRGFIIDNFEYDGMGMPFSSGVLLGDQDLAEFEQIDVLHGANGLMSGAGNPSATVNAVRKRPTETFQAQINSSVGSWDNRRLDFDVSGPLSENGKVRGRFIYAHDKGNSYLDRYSHEINLAAGLLAFDLSAADTLTVGYSDQKSNSNGSTWGALPIADYAGNRIHYSSRSSSIGQPWSYWNIHTQRAFAEWIHEFDGGWKSTLTVTGVNQHQDTQMLYAIPATATDVFAYVNRTTSTEHQLTGELQLAGPFNLFGREHELTLGANYGRSRHDETGHYQDASGYIMASLTDALAGRVVKPPFTYTDSLNTQLFTDRQKSVYAGARFSLSDDLHWIAGARMLSADGDGMGYGSPHDTRVHGKVTPYTGVVYDLTAQWSLYASWTEIFKPQYLRSTAGGVIEPLEGKSTELGIKGSLFDDRLSLTGAVFKTDQQNVAETTGEIIGGQYAYRGVDFKSHGVELEAHGEALPGLELAGGYTWVRIEDNNGDKARRYVPNHTLRASLTWRLPNLPQAKVGSRVQWQSATEADSNSRVSQDAYTLVDLMASYDFGEHWSTSLNLNNLFDQKYLLSLYQTAGSTNYGAPRNVMASVSWKY; encoded by the coding sequence ATGCATTTGAATACCCTCTTCCCGCTGGTACTCAGCGGTTGCCTGGCCAGTGCCAGCAGCTTCGCCAGTGACGCGCTGTACGACTTCAATATCGAGGCCGGGCCGTTGGCCAGAACGCTGATCAGCATCGGCCAGGTCAGTGGTCGTCAGGTGCTGTTCGTGCCTGCCGATGTCGAAGGTCGTCAGGCGCGGGCACTGCGTGGCCAGTTCAGCAGCCAGGAGGCGGTCCGCCAGAGCTTGCAGGGCAGCGGGCTGGCCTTGCTGGTAACTGCCAGCGGAGCACTGAGTGTGCAGCCGCTCAACCGTGACGGCCTGACCCTGGATGCGACGGTGATCGATGCCAACCGCCAGGGCGCCACAGCCGATGAAGTGATCGCCCGCCGCACCCCGGCGGCCAGCACCACGCGGCTGGGCCTGAGCAACCGCGAAACACCGCAGGCGATCAGTACCGTGACCCGCCAGCAGATCGATGACTTCAAGCTGACCAGCGTCAAGGATGCGCTGCGCAGTGCGCCGACCGTCACCGTGGAGCAATTTGAGACCGATCGTACGGCATTCACCTCGCGCGGCTTTATCATCGACAACTTCGAGTACGACGGCATGGGCATGCCCTTCTCGTCCGGTGTATTACTCGGTGACCAGGACCTGGCCGAGTTCGAGCAGATCGACGTGTTGCACGGCGCCAACGGCCTGATGAGCGGCGCGGGTAACCCGTCTGCCACGGTCAATGCGGTGCGCAAACGGCCGACCGAAACCTTCCAGGCGCAGATCAACAGCAGTGTCGGTTCGTGGGACAACCGCCGCCTGGACTTCGATGTCAGCGGCCCGCTCAGTGAAAACGGCAAAGTGCGCGGGCGCTTTATCTATGCCCACGACAAGGGCAACTCTTATCTGGACCGCTACAGCCATGAGATCAACCTGGCCGCCGGACTGCTGGCCTTCGACCTGTCGGCGGCCGATACCCTGACCGTGGGTTACTCGGACCAGAAGAGCAATTCCAATGGCAGCACCTGGGGCGCACTGCCGATTGCCGACTACGCCGGCAATCGCATTCACTACAGCAGCCGTAGCTCAAGCATCGGCCAGCCCTGGAGCTACTGGAACATCCACACCCAGCGCGCCTTCGCCGAGTGGATCCATGAGTTCGACGGGGGCTGGAAAAGTACCCTCACTGTCACCGGGGTGAACCAGCATCAGGACACCCAGATGCTCTATGCCATCCCCGCCACCGCCACTGACGTGTTCGCCTACGTCAACCGCACCACCAGTACCGAGCATCAGCTGACCGGCGAACTGCAACTGGCCGGGCCGTTCAATCTGTTCGGCCGCGAGCACGAGCTGACCCTGGGCGCCAACTACGGCCGCAGCCGTCACGACGAAACCGGACACTACCAGGACGCCTCGGGCTACATCATGGCCAGTTTGACCGACGCTCTGGCCGGCCGCGTGGTGAAGCCGCCGTTCACCTATACCGATAGCCTCAACACCCAGCTGTTCACCGACCGACAAAAGAGTGTGTATGCCGGGGCACGCTTCAGCCTGAGCGATGACCTGCACTGGATTGCCGGTGCACGAATGCTCAGCGCCGACGGTGACGGCATGGGCTACGGCTCGCCGCACGACACCCGGGTGCATGGCAAGGTCACGCCTTACACCGGGGTGGTCTACGACCTGACTGCGCAGTGGAGCCTGTACGCCAGCTGGACCGAAATCTTCAAGCCGCAGTACCTGCGCAGCACCGCCGGCGGCGTGATCGAACCGCTTGAAGGCAAAAGCACTGAGCTGGGCATCAAAGGCAGCCTGTTCGACGACCGCCTGAGCCTGACTGGCGCAGTGTTCAAGACCGACCAGCAGAACGTCGCCGAGACCACCGGCGAAATCATCGGCGGCCAGTACGCCTATCGGGGCGTGGACTTCAAGAGCCATGGCGTGGAACTCGAAGCCCACGGCGAAGCACTGCCCGGCCTGGAGCTGGCTGGCGGCTATACCTGGGTGCGCATCGAAGACAACAATGGCGACAAGGCGCGCCGCTACGTGCCCAACCACACCCTGCGCGCCAGCCTGACCTGGCGTCTGCCGAACCTGCCACAAGCCAAAGTCGGCAGCCGCGTGCAATGGCAGAGCGCAACCGAGGCCGATTCCAACAGCCGCGTAAGCCAGGACGCCTACACCTTGGTCGACCTGATGGCCAGCTACGACTTCGGCGAACACTGGAGCACGTCGCTGAACCTCAACAACCTGTTCGATCAGAAGTACTTGTTGTCGCTGTACCAGACCGCCGGGTCCACCAACTATGGCGCGCCGCGCAATGTCATGGCTTCGGTGAGCTGGAAGTACTGA
- a CDS encoding response regulator transcription factor: protein MEQVKRVLVVEDDEHIAELICLHLRDERFEVVHSADGEQGLRLLEQGGWDALILDLMLPGVDGLEICRRARAMTRYTPIIITSARSSEMHRILGLELGADDYLAKPFSMMELVARVKALLRRVEALANNLRLDSGGLEIAGLRIDPITREATLDARSLDLTPREFDLLYFFARQPGKVFSRMELLDAVWGYSHDGYEHTVNTHINRLRAKIEADPASPARILTVWGRGYKFAAAGEA from the coding sequence ATGGAGCAGGTCAAACGCGTGCTGGTGGTGGAAGACGACGAACACATCGCCGAGCTGATCTGCCTGCACCTGCGCGATGAGCGGTTCGAGGTGGTACACAGCGCCGATGGCGAACAGGGCCTGCGCCTGCTGGAGCAAGGCGGCTGGGACGCCTTGATCCTCGACCTGATGCTGCCTGGGGTCGATGGCCTGGAAATCTGCCGCCGCGCCCGGGCCATGACCCGCTACACGCCGATCATCATCACCAGCGCGCGCTCCAGTGAAATGCACCGCATTCTCGGCCTGGAACTGGGCGCTGACGACTATCTGGCCAAGCCGTTCTCGATGATGGAACTGGTCGCGCGGGTCAAGGCGTTGCTGCGCCGGGTCGAGGCGCTGGCGAACAATCTGCGCCTGGACAGCGGCGGCCTGGAGATCGCCGGTTTACGCATCGACCCCATTACCCGTGAAGCGACACTTGATGCTCGAAGCCTGGACCTCACGCCACGGGAGTTCGATTTGCTGTACTTTTTCGCCCGTCAGCCGGGCAAGGTGTTCTCGCGCATGGAGCTGCTCGATGCTGTGTGGGGCTACAGCCATGACGGCTATGAGCACACGGTCAATACCCACATCAACCGCCTGCGCGCCAAGATCGAAGCCGACCCCGCCAGCCCTGCGCGGATCCTCACCGTTTGGGGGCGCGGTTATAAATTCGCAGCCGCCGGTGAAGCCTGA
- a CDS encoding FecR domain-containing protein: MSGLPPAVSQAIEWYARRASGSFDEAAQRQWQSWLDADASHQQAWQSLQQQLNRTLTPLAQQPGTARALRASGHSRRRLLRGALGLGGLAVAAHLLSWRGGPLHERWGSDLRTGTAERRTFHLDDGSTLLLNAESAVDLNFNASQRRVQLLRGAVLAEVSKEAAPARPFVLACPWGEAWLDGGSCLLSRQGNQAQVWAMSGELEWRTPQQRQHLSAGQGLAFDGQRWQPITPQHTHQRSWISGLLEVHNQSLGEVIEHLKPYHHGLLQVSDGAAGLRISGVFTLDDSHSALAALKDVLPLRIDSYLGLWTRIDRA, translated from the coding sequence GTGAGCGGGTTGCCGCCGGCGGTCAGCCAGGCAATTGAATGGTACGCAAGGCGGGCATCGGGCAGTTTCGATGAGGCCGCGCAACGTCAGTGGCAAAGCTGGCTGGACGCCGATGCCAGTCATCAGCAGGCCTGGCAGAGCTTGCAGCAGCAACTCAATCGCACCCTGACACCGCTGGCGCAACAGCCTGGCACGGCGCGGGCCTTGCGTGCTAGCGGTCACTCGCGGCGACGCTTGCTGCGCGGCGCGCTGGGGCTTGGCGGTCTGGCAGTGGCTGCGCATCTGCTGAGCTGGCGCGGCGGGCCGCTGCACGAGCGCTGGGGCAGTGACCTGCGCACCGGCACTGCCGAACGTCGCACGTTCCATCTCGACGACGGCTCGACCCTGCTGCTCAATGCCGAAAGCGCGGTGGACCTGAACTTCAATGCCAGCCAGCGGCGTGTGCAGTTGCTGCGCGGCGCGGTGCTGGCTGAGGTCAGCAAGGAGGCGGCGCCAGCCCGACCGTTCGTACTCGCCTGCCCTTGGGGTGAAGCGTGGCTGGACGGCGGCAGTTGCCTGTTGTCGCGGCAGGGTAATCAAGCCCAGGTGTGGGCCATGAGCGGCGAGCTGGAATGGCGCACGCCGCAGCAACGTCAACACCTGAGTGCAGGCCAGGGCCTGGCCTTCGACGGTCAGCGCTGGCAGCCAATTACGCCGCAGCACACCCATCAGCGCAGCTGGATCAGCGGTTTGCTGGAGGTGCATAACCAGTCGCTGGGCGAGGTGATCGAACACCTCAAGCCTTATCACCATGGGCTGTTGCAGGTGTCTGATGGCGCTGCCGGACTAAGGATTTCCGGGGTATTTACCCTGGATGACAGCCACAGTGCGCTGGCGGCGCTCAAGGATGTGCTGCCACTGCGCATCGACAGTTATCTGGGGTTGTGGACGCGGATCGACCGGGCGTAG
- the msrB gene encoding peptide-methionine (R)-S-oxide reductase MsrB yields MLSRRKLLLSAGSFGVAATAFAVLPRLADSQVLNVADDDIGSFEVSHSDAEWRQRLTAEQYRILRQEGTERSYSSPLNNEHRAGTFACAGCQLPLFSSATKFDSHTGWPSFWQPLDNAVGQHTDRSYGMLRISVHCRRCGGHLGHVFDDGPRPTGLRYCINGAAMTFTPA; encoded by the coding sequence ATGCTCTCAAGACGAAAACTACTGCTCAGCGCCGGCTCATTCGGGGTCGCCGCCACCGCCTTTGCCGTGCTGCCACGGCTGGCCGACAGTCAGGTTCTGAATGTCGCAGATGACGACATCGGCAGCTTCGAGGTCAGCCATAGCGACGCTGAGTGGCGCCAACGGCTGACCGCCGAGCAATACCGCATCCTGCGCCAGGAAGGCACCGAACGCTCTTACAGTAGCCCGCTCAATAACGAGCACCGCGCAGGCACTTTTGCCTGTGCCGGTTGCCAGTTACCGCTGTTTTCGTCCGCCACCAAGTTTGACAGTCACACCGGCTGGCCGAGTTTCTGGCAACCGCTGGACAACGCCGTGGGGCAACACACCGACCGCAGCTACGGCATGTTGCGCATTTCAGTGCATTGCCGGCGCTGCGGCGGCCACCTGGGTCATGTGTTCGATGACGGCCCGCGCCCTACCGGTCTGCGCTATTGCATCAATGGCGCCGCCATGACTTTCACGCCGGCTTGA